Proteins found in one Arachis stenosperma cultivar V10309 chromosome 8, arast.V10309.gnm1.PFL2, whole genome shotgun sequence genomic segment:
- the LOC130943764 gene encoding uncharacterized protein LOC130943764 translates to MEKARRASHAGSWYTDNPTQLSDELEGWLKSCGLTKSPNVRGVIAPHAGYSYSGRAAAYAFGNIDPTTITRVFLLGPSHHYYTPKCALSTATVYKTPIGDLPIDLEVNEELKATGRFELMDMRVDEAEHSMEMHLPYLAKVFEGRPVKIVPILVGALSAENEAVYGQLLSKYVDDPNNFFSVSSDFCHWGSRFNFMHYDKKHGPIYKSIEALDKMGMDIIETGDPDAFKKYLLEFDNTICGRHPISVFLHMLRNCSTSITIKFLRYEQSSQCKSTRDSSVSYASAAATKVNGSSSE, encoded by the exons GGATGGCTCAAATCATGTGGTCTCACCAAGTCCCCTAATGTGCGAGGAGTAATAGCACC GCATGCAGGTTATTCATATTCTGGACGAGCTGCTGCATATGCATTTGGAAACATTGATCCAACTACCAT TACAAGGGTGTTCCTTCTTGGGCCTTCTCATCACTATTACACTCCTAAATGTGCTCTGTCAACTGCAACAGTctacaagacacccatagggGATCTACCTATTGATTTAGAAG TAAATGAGGAGCTTAAGGCTACGGGGAGATTTGAACTGATGGATATGCGTGTTGATGAAGCCGAACATAGCATGGAAATGCACTTGCCATATCTTGCTAAAGTATTTGAGGG GCGACCTGTAAAAATTGTTCCTATTTTGGTTGGAGCTCTTAGCGCTGAAAATGAAGCTGTATATGGACAGTTACTTTCCAAATATGTGGATGATCCGAATAATTTTTTCTCAGTGTCATCAGATTTTTGTCACTGGGGATCCCG ATTCAATTTCATGCACTACGACAAGAAGCATGGGCCTATATACAAATCTATTGAAGCCTTAGACAAGATGGGCATGGATATCATAGAAACAGGAGATCCAGATGCATTCAAAAAATACCTATTGGAGTTTGATAATACAATTTGTGGACGTCATCCAATCAGTGTTTTTCTCCAT ATGCTGAGGAACTGCTCCACGAGTATAACGATAAAATTTCTTCGCTACGAGCAGTCAAGTCAGTGCAAAAGTACAAGGGATAGCAGTGTCAGTTATGCATCTGCGGCAGCAACAAAGGTTAATGGTTCAAGCTCCGAATGA